The Manihot esculenta cultivar AM560-2 chromosome 1, M.esculenta_v8, whole genome shotgun sequence genome has a window encoding:
- the LOC110624068 gene encoding uncharacterized protein LOC110624068, with amino-acid sequence MMQLQDVNDFMLYRVFPFTLTDLAQKWYQHLNPDLLLIYFLKNSPDLWKNRQGEDESFRSFISCFKAKAIHVEELNHEIECEALKNETCNIKFMDSLIKNPVATYQQLMDKAQKYIRFDNEVQALREDKKLGQSKTQKLDKQSYESERSNPMSWSMNDRSKFRNYTPLNDSRTHILI; translated from the exons ATGATGCAGCTTCAAGACGTCAATGATTTTATGTTGTACCGAGTGTTTCCGTTCACGCTCACAGATTTGGCTcaaaaatggtaccaacatctgaatCCAG ATTTATTACTTATATACTTCTTAAAAAACTCTCCTGACTTGTGGAAGAACCGGCAAGGAGAGGATGAGTCTTTTAGAAGCTTCATTTCATGTTTCAAGGCTAAAGCGATACATGTGGAAGAGCTAAATCATGAAATAGAGTGTGAGGCGCTGAAAAATGAAACTTGCAACATCAAATTCATGGATTCTTTGATCAAGAACCCAGTCGCTACTTATCAGCAGCTAATGGATAAGGCTCAAAAATACATACGGTTTGATAATGAAGTTCAAGCGTTGAGAGAGGACAAGAAGTTGGGCCAGAGTAAGACTCAGAAGTTAGATAAGCAAAGCTATGAAAGTGAAAGGAGTAATCCAATGTCATGGAGTATGAATGACCGAAGTAAATTTA